The Rhizobium sp. WSM4643 genome has a window encoding:
- a CDS encoding aspartate aminotransferase family protein, whose product MYSNSLIELDRAHLIHPVASYRGHEKLGVRVLASAKGATVTDASGKQLIDGFAGLWCVNAGYGHESIVEAAARQMRELPYATAYFGLGSEPAIRLAGELADRAPGDLNHIYFTLGGSDAVDSTIRFIRYYWHARGQPRRDQFISVEQGYHGSSTVGAGLTALPAFHAGFGLPFDWQHKIPSHYAYRNPVGDNPQAIIDASLAALKSKVEAIGPERVAAFYVEPIQGSGGVLVPPKGWMKAMREFCREYDILFVADEVITGFGRTGPLFACSEDEVVPDLMTTAKGLTSGYVPMGAVFMADHVYETIAEGAGAAAVGHGYTYSAHPVSAAVGLEVLKLYENGLLENGVRAGARLMRGLESLRDHPLVGDVRGRGMLAAVELVVDKVNKTPLPASAEPSRRIFDRAWENGLVIRAFGNGVLGYAPPLCCTETEIDAIVERTRITLDETLEDPDVRRALQA is encoded by the coding sequence ATGTACAGTAATTCCCTCATCGAACTCGATCGCGCCCACCTCATCCATCCGGTCGCCTCCTATCGCGGCCATGAAAAGCTCGGCGTGCGTGTGCTGGCCTCTGCCAAGGGCGCGACGGTCACCGACGCATCGGGCAAGCAACTGATCGACGGCTTCGCCGGTCTCTGGTGCGTCAATGCCGGTTACGGCCACGAAAGCATCGTCGAGGCGGCGGCCCGGCAGATGCGCGAGCTTCCCTATGCTACCGCCTATTTCGGCCTCGGCTCGGAGCCCGCGATCCGGCTTGCCGGCGAACTCGCCGACCGCGCGCCGGGCGATCTCAACCATATCTATTTCACCCTCGGCGGCTCCGATGCGGTGGACAGCACGATCCGCTTCATCCGCTACTACTGGCATGCCCGTGGGCAGCCTCGGCGCGATCAGTTCATCTCGGTCGAACAGGGCTATCATGGCTCATCGACGGTCGGCGCGGGCCTGACCGCGCTGCCTGCCTTCCATGCCGGCTTCGGTCTTCCCTTCGACTGGCAGCATAAGATCCCGTCTCACTATGCTTATCGCAACCCGGTGGGGGACAATCCGCAGGCGATCATCGACGCCTCGCTTGCGGCGCTGAAAAGCAAGGTCGAGGCGATCGGGCCGGAACGCGTTGCCGCTTTCTACGTCGAACCGATCCAGGGCTCGGGCGGCGTTCTGGTGCCACCGAAAGGCTGGATGAAAGCCATGCGCGAATTCTGCCGCGAGTATGACATCCTTTTCGTGGCGGACGAAGTGATCACCGGCTTTGGCCGCACCGGCCCGCTTTTTGCCTGCAGCGAGGATGAGGTCGTGCCCGACCTCATGACGACGGCCAAGGGTCTCACCTCCGGGTACGTCCCAATGGGCGCCGTCTTCATGGCCGATCATGTTTATGAAACGATCGCCGAGGGCGCGGGTGCTGCCGCCGTCGGCCATGGCTATACCTATTCGGCCCATCCAGTCAGCGCCGCGGTCGGCCTCGAAGTCCTGAAGCTTTATGAAAACGGCCTTCTCGAAAACGGCGTCAGGGCCGGCGCACGGCTCATGCGGGGCCTGGAGTCGCTGAGAGATCATCCGCTCGTCGGCGATGTCCGTGGCCGCGGCATGCTCGCCGCCGTCGAACTCGTGGTCGACAAGGTGAACAAGACGCCGTTGCCGGCATCCGCCGAACCCTCCCGCCGCATCTTCGATCGCGCCTGGGAGAACGGCCTCGTCATCCGCGCCTTCGGCAATGGTGTGCTTGGCTATGCTCCGCCGCTCTGCTGCACCGAAACGGAGATAGACGCGATCGTCGAGCGCACCCGCATCACGCTGGACGAGACCCTGGAGGACCCCGATGTGCGTCGGGCGCTGCAGGCTTGA
- a CDS encoding GNAT family N-acetyltransferase: MQASQIEIVPFGPDHLEAAVALSRQAGWPHRTEDWQLALALSDGMVAVEDGRVVGTVLVTPYKCDCATINMVIVDETMRGRGLGRKLMDAALLAAGDRPLRLVATTAGLPLYQKLGFHETGTVLQHQGLAGDIAAPAETQAATDADLPAIAALDRLAFGADREGLLSYFTKIGEFAVIRRDGRISGFACLRPFGRGEVIGPVVAAELGQARKLIEHFIARRPGRFLRVDTTDETGLSPWLAEQGLAHVGGGITMTKPLIRDAADPTATTFALASQALG; encoded by the coding sequence ATGCAAGCAAGTCAGATCGAAATCGTCCCGTTCGGCCCCGATCATCTGGAAGCCGCCGTTGCGCTCTCAAGACAGGCGGGCTGGCCGCATCGGACGGAAGACTGGCAGCTGGCGCTCGCCTTGAGCGACGGGATGGTTGCGGTCGAGGATGGCAGGGTCGTCGGCACCGTCCTCGTCACGCCTTACAAGTGCGATTGTGCGACGATCAATATGGTCATCGTCGACGAGACGATGCGCGGCAGGGGTCTCGGCCGGAAACTCATGGACGCCGCATTGCTGGCCGCGGGAGACCGGCCGTTGAGGCTGGTGGCCACGACGGCAGGGCTGCCGCTCTACCAAAAGCTTGGCTTCCACGAGACGGGAACGGTGCTGCAGCACCAGGGCCTTGCCGGAGACATCGCCGCGCCGGCGGAAACGCAAGCCGCCACCGACGCCGACCTTCCTGCTATCGCGGCACTCGACCGCCTTGCCTTCGGCGCCGACCGCGAAGGGCTGCTCTCTTATTTCACCAAGATCGGCGAATTCGCCGTCATTCGCCGTGACGGCCGCATTTCCGGGTTCGCTTGCCTGCGTCCTTTCGGCCGCGGCGAAGTGATCGGCCCCGTGGTGGCTGCCGAGCTCGGGCAGGCGAGGAAACTCATCGAACATTTCATCGCCAGGCGGCCCGGACGGTTCCTCAGGGTCGACACCACTGATGAGACCGGGCTTTCCCCATGGCTCGCCGAACAGGGGCTCGCCCATGTCGGCGGCGGAATCACGATGACAAAGCCGTTGATTCGCGACGCCGCCGATCCGACCGCCACCACCTTTGCCCTCGCCAGCCAGGCACTCGGCTGA
- the otnK gene encoding 3-oxo-tetronate kinase produces the protein MAILLGSIADDYTGASDLANTLTKNGLRTVQTVGIPDPSLALPDVDAVVVSLKIRSVPASDAVTAAMSAERWLRQRDAGHVLYKICSTFDSTDAGNIGPVTEALSDAAGGGVVLVTPAFPETGRTVYLGHLFVGGQPLNESPLKDHPLNPMHDANLVRVLTRQSRNAVGLIDLTTITAGPGAVKARLDALRAAGVTAVIADAIFERDLETLGEVALETPVSTGASGLGLGLARALVRSGRISSGGATTADAIRPVGGLSAIVAGSCSKATLHQLDIAERSMPVLRLDPERLLAGADEIAAAISWAGDRISAGPVVVAASAAPETVSRLQLLYGREASGHAIETATSIITAELVERGVRRLVVAGGETSGAAVDRLAIPAFLIGPEIAPGVPVLRTIGNAQGDMLLALKSGNFGGEDFFTAALAMMH, from the coding sequence ATGGCTATTTTGCTCGGATCAATCGCTGACGACTATACGGGCGCCTCCGACCTCGCCAACACGCTGACGAAGAACGGCCTGCGCACGGTGCAGACGGTCGGCATCCCCGATCCGTCGCTGGCACTACCGGATGTCGACGCCGTGGTCGTTTCGCTGAAGATCCGCTCCGTCCCGGCCTCGGACGCCGTGACGGCGGCGATGAGCGCCGAGCGATGGCTGCGCCAGCGGGACGCCGGCCATGTGCTCTACAAGATCTGCTCGACCTTCGATTCCACCGACGCCGGCAATATCGGTCCGGTCACTGAAGCATTGAGCGATGCTGCTGGCGGCGGTGTCGTGCTGGTGACGCCCGCCTTTCCGGAAACGGGACGCACCGTCTATCTTGGCCATCTCTTCGTCGGCGGGCAGCCGTTGAATGAAAGCCCGCTCAAGGACCACCCCCTCAATCCGATGCATGACGCCAATCTCGTTCGGGTTCTCACCCGCCAATCGCGCAATGCCGTCGGATTGATCGATCTCACCACCATCACGGCCGGACCCGGCGCCGTCAAGGCGAGGCTTGACGCGCTCCGCGCGGCAGGCGTCACTGCTGTCATTGCCGATGCAATTTTCGAACGCGACCTTGAAACGCTCGGCGAGGTCGCGTTGGAAACGCCGGTCTCCACCGGTGCGTCCGGCCTCGGACTCGGCCTGGCCCGCGCGCTCGTCCGCTCCGGTCGGATATCCTCCGGCGGTGCGACGACGGCTGACGCCATTCGTCCCGTGGGCGGACTTTCCGCGATCGTTGCCGGCAGTTGCTCCAAGGCGACGCTACACCAGCTCGACATCGCCGAACGGTCGATGCCCGTTTTGCGGCTCGACCCGGAGCGGCTGCTTGCCGGTGCCGATGAGATCGCCGCGGCGATTTCCTGGGCTGGAGACCGCATCTCCGCCGGCCCCGTCGTCGTCGCCGCGAGTGCTGCGCCTGAAACCGTGTCCCGGCTGCAATTGCTTTATGGACGAGAGGCCTCCGGCCACGCGATCGAGACCGCAACGTCGATCATCACAGCCGAACTGGTGGAAAGAGGCGTGCGCCGCCTTGTGGTCGCAGGCGGCGAAACCTCAGGAGCGGCGGTCGACAGGCTCGCCATTCCGGCATTTCTGATCGGCCCGGAGATTGCGCCCGGCGTGCCGGTGCTGCGCACGATCGGCAATGCGCAGGGCGATATGCTTCTGGCGTTGAAATCAGGAAACTTCGGAGGCGAGGATTTCTTTACCGCAGCGCTGGCAATGATGCACTGA
- the otnI gene encoding 2-oxo-tetronate isomerase produces the protein MPVFAANLTMMFNEWAFLDRFDAAAEAGFAAVEYLFPYEATPEAIAERLARNNLQQALFNLPPGDWAAGERGIAALPGRFDALKADVERALDYAAATGVRRLHLMAGIADRHDEDASSCYWRSVTYAAGRLAEKGIDLLLEPINGRNMPGYFLNDFAAAERLIAECGLPNLRLQFDIYHRQIIHGDVTMALRRLLSITGHIQIASVPSRNEPDGEELNYAYLFGEIDRLGYDGFIGCEYIPRGHTLDGLGWFKPFARS, from the coding sequence ATGCCAGTTTTCGCCGCCAACCTGACGATGATGTTCAACGAATGGGCGTTCCTCGACCGCTTCGACGCCGCAGCCGAGGCCGGCTTTGCTGCGGTCGAATATCTGTTTCCCTATGAAGCCACGCCGGAGGCAATCGCCGAACGGCTTGCCCGCAACAATCTGCAGCAGGCCCTGTTCAACCTGCCGCCGGGCGACTGGGCAGCAGGCGAGCGCGGCATTGCTGCCCTTCCCGGACGGTTCGATGCGCTGAAAGCCGATGTCGAACGGGCACTGGACTATGCGGCGGCGACGGGGGTCAGACGGCTGCACCTGATGGCAGGGATCGCCGACCGTCATGACGAAGACGCCTCCTCCTGTTACTGGCGCTCCGTCACCTATGCCGCCGGGCGGCTTGCGGAAAAGGGCATCGATCTCCTGCTCGAGCCGATCAACGGCCGAAACATGCCTGGATATTTCCTCAACGACTTCGCCGCCGCCGAGCGGCTGATTGCCGAATGCGGCCTGCCGAACCTGAGGCTGCAGTTCGACATCTATCACCGCCAGATCATCCACGGCGACGTCACTATGGCGTTGCGACGTCTGCTGTCGATCACCGGCCATATCCAGATCGCCAGCGTGCCGTCACGCAACGAACCGGATGGGGAGGAGTTGAACTATGCCTATCTGTTCGGCGAAATCGACCGCCTTGGGTATGACGGTTTCATCGGCTGCGAATACATCCCACGCGGCCACACACTGGACGGTCTTGGCTGGTTCAAGCCTTTTGCACGGAGCTAG
- the ltnD gene encoding L-threonate dehydrogenase yields the protein MSPLAENSGSAVVAAVIGLGSMGLGMALSMKRAGLDVVGYDVTPAAVDRFVDEGGRGAATPADAAKDADIVVSVVVNGAQTEAVLFGPQGVAHAMKPGAVFISSATMDPAVARDLAQRVEALGLHYLDAPISGGAAKAARGELTIMASGSRQAFDTARPGLDAMAAKVYELGDEAGKGAAFKMINQLLAGVHIAAACEAITFAAKQGLDLDKVYEVITASAGNSWMFENRVPHVLAGDYTPLSSIEIFVKDLGIVQDMARSERYPVPLAAAALQMYLAASGAGMGRDDDSSLARLYARLSGAELPSSTKEPQSL from the coding sequence ATGTCACCGCTTGCTGAAAACTCGGGCTCGGCCGTTGTCGCGGCCGTCATCGGTCTTGGTTCCATGGGGCTTGGAATGGCCCTGTCGATGAAGCGCGCAGGTCTCGACGTCGTTGGATATGATGTCACGCCGGCGGCAGTGGACCGCTTCGTCGACGAGGGTGGACGTGGCGCAGCTACCCCCGCTGATGCGGCAAAGGACGCCGACATTGTCGTCTCCGTGGTCGTCAACGGCGCGCAGACCGAGGCCGTGCTGTTCGGACCTCAAGGCGTCGCGCATGCGATGAAGCCCGGCGCCGTCTTCATCTCGTCGGCAACTATGGATCCAGCCGTCGCGCGCGATCTGGCACAGCGGGTGGAAGCTCTCGGCCTGCATTATCTCGACGCGCCGATTTCGGGCGGCGCGGCCAAGGCGGCGCGTGGCGAACTGACGATCATGGCATCCGGCTCCAGACAGGCCTTCGATACGGCGCGCCCGGGTCTCGACGCCATGGCCGCCAAGGTCTATGAGCTCGGCGACGAGGCCGGAAAAGGTGCTGCCTTCAAGATGATCAACCAGCTTCTCGCCGGCGTGCACATCGCAGCCGCCTGTGAGGCCATAACCTTTGCCGCCAAGCAGGGCCTAGACCTCGACAAGGTCTATGAGGTGATCACGGCTTCGGCCGGCAATTCCTGGATGTTCGAAAACCGCGTGCCGCATGTGCTGGCCGGAGACTATACTCCGCTCAGCAGCATCGAGATTTTCGTCAAGGATCTCGGTATCGTCCAGGACATGGCCCGCTCCGAGCGCTATCCGGTACCGCTCGCAGCAGCGGCCCTGCAAATGTATCTGGCCGCCTCCGGGGCCGGCATGGGCCGTGACGACGATTCCTCGCTCGCGCGGCTTTACGCCAGGCTTTCCGGCGCTGAATTGCCCAGCTCGACCAAAGAGCCGCAGAGCCTGTAA
- a CDS encoding LacI family DNA-binding transcriptional regulator → MEFKHQATVTLAEVAEAAGVGESTVSRVLRNHGSFSGKTRERVMAAVERLGYVPNRIAGTLASTGSRLVAFVIPSLSNIVFPDVLRGASAVLEENRYQAVFSVTDYDPGKEEALAAAMLAWRPAAVMLAGCEHTEGTVKMLRASGCRVVELLDLDGDALDIAVGFSNRAAGRESAAFLLKRGYRRIGYVGHDLNRDTRAGKRFSSFCETLDAHDAPLVAREILPGASSVENGRLGLERLLARTTDLDAVYFSNDDMALGGYFHCLAEGIAIPSKLAIFGYNGLDIGRATPQPLSTIRTPRVATGEIAAQLVVANAPPQSVDLGFELIEGATA, encoded by the coding sequence ATGGAATTCAAACATCAGGCGACGGTGACGCTTGCCGAGGTCGCGGAAGCGGCCGGTGTCGGCGAGAGCACGGTGTCGCGCGTGTTGCGCAACCACGGTTCGTTTTCCGGCAAGACGCGCGAGCGGGTAATGGCCGCCGTCGAGCGGCTGGGCTATGTGCCGAACCGGATCGCGGGAACGCTCGCCTCCACCGGTTCGCGTCTTGTCGCCTTCGTCATTCCCTCGCTGTCCAACATCGTCTTTCCCGATGTGCTGCGCGGTGCCAGCGCCGTTCTGGAGGAAAACCGGTATCAGGCAGTTTTCTCGGTGACCGATTATGATCCGGGCAAGGAGGAAGCGCTCGCCGCCGCGATGCTCGCCTGGCGGCCGGCGGCGGTCATGCTGGCGGGATGCGAGCATACCGAGGGCACGGTGAAGATGCTGCGCGCCAGCGGGTGCCGGGTCGTCGAACTGCTCGATCTCGACGGCGATGCTCTCGATATCGCCGTCGGCTTCTCGAACCGCGCGGCCGGGCGGGAGAGCGCTGCCTTCCTGCTCAAGCGGGGCTATCGCCGGATCGGCTATGTCGGTCACGACCTGAACCGCGATACCCGCGCTGGCAAGCGGTTTTCCAGCTTCTGCGAAACGCTCGATGCGCATGACGCCCCGCTCGTCGCTCGCGAAATTCTCCCAGGCGCTTCGTCCGTGGAAAACGGCAGGTTGGGGCTGGAGCGGCTGCTTGCCCGGACGACCGATCTCGATGCGGTTTATTTCTCCAACGACGACATGGCGCTGGGCGGCTATTTTCATTGTCTGGCCGAGGGGATCGCGATCCCCTCGAAGCTCGCCATTTTCGGCTATAACGGCCTCGATATCGGCCGGGCAACCCCACAGCCGTTGTCGACCATCCGAACGCCGCGCGTGGCGACCGGGGAGATAGCCGCGCAACTGGTCGTCGCTAATGCGCCGCCGCAGTCCGTCGATCTCGGCTTTGAACTGATCGAAGGGGCAACCGCGTAA
- the otnC gene encoding 3-oxo-tetronate 4-phosphate decarboxylase — MSDARLREEICRYGRSLFERGLTPGSSGNISLRLEDGGWLVTPTNASLGFLDPARISRLDAEGRLLSGDKPTKEIPLHTALYDTRGSARAIVHLHSTHAVALTMLPEIDPRAALPPMTPYYLMRAGETALVPYYRPGDPAVADAIRGLAGKYSSVLLANHGPVVAGDSLEAAVFATEELEETAKLYLLLRNLNPRFLSPAQVADLVNTFGLDLPSHHDHDHDGD; from the coding sequence ATGTCCGACGCGCGCCTGCGTGAGGAAATCTGCCGATACGGCCGCTCGCTATTCGAGCGCGGGCTGACGCCCGGTTCATCGGGCAACATATCGTTGCGGCTGGAGGATGGCGGCTGGCTGGTTACGCCGACCAACGCCTCGCTCGGCTTTCTCGACCCGGCGCGGATCTCCAGGCTCGATGCCGAGGGCCGGCTCCTGTCCGGCGACAAGCCGACCAAGGAAATTCCGCTGCACACTGCCCTTTACGATACGCGCGGCAGCGCACGCGCCATCGTCCATCTTCACTCCACCCACGCGGTGGCACTGACCATGCTGCCGGAGATCGATCCGCGCGCCGCCCTGCCGCCGATGACGCCATATTATCTCATGCGCGCCGGCGAAACCGCGCTGGTGCCCTATTATCGTCCCGGCGATCCGGCAGTGGCCGACGCGATCCGTGGGCTGGCGGGCAAGTATTCGTCGGTGCTGCTGGCCAATCACGGACCTGTTGTCGCCGGCGACAGCCTGGAGGCGGCGGTCTTTGCGACCGAGGAACTGGAGGAAACGGCGAAGCTCTATCTGCTGTTGCGCAACCTCAATCCTCGTTTCCTCAGCCCGGCGCAGGTGGCCGATCTCGTCAACACCTTCGGCCTCGACCTTCCGTCGCATCACGATCACGATCACGACGGCGATTGA